The sequence AGGAATTATTCAACAACCTGTAAGACTGCCGTCTACATTCTCCGATGAATTATTATTAATAATAAGGCGCACCTCTTTTATTCCTAAGACGCATACGACGGGTGATGGCACTCGATTTCACTCCGACGACGGTCGAGGACCTCGAACCGGAGCGACGGCCCTCCGTCGCGCTCGCGTTCGTCCCGGTGCTGGCCGTCGTCCTCTTCCTCGGCGTGGGATCCGCCGTACTTGGGCTGGACCCCCACGTCCCCCTGCTGTGGAGTATCGTCTTCACGGGCGCCTTCGGGTATTACCTGGGCTACTCGTGGGAGGACCTCTACGAGGGCGTCGCTAACAGCCTCCTGATGGGACTGCAGGCGCTGTTGATCATCTTCACGATCTACGCGCTGATCGCGACCTGGGTCGACGCCGGGACGATTCCGGCGATGATGTACTACGGCCTCGAGTTGCTCTCGCCGTCGGTGTTCCTGCCCGTCGCCGCGGTGCTGGCCGCGATCGTCGCGTTCTCGATCGGGTCCTCGTGGACGACGGTCGGGACGCTGGGCGTCGCCTTCGTCGGCATCGGCGAGGGGCTTGGCGTGCCCGCGACGATGACCGTCGGCGCGGTCCTCTCGGGGGCCTACGCCGGCGACAAGCAGTCGCCGCTGTCGGACACGACGAACCTCGCGGCCGGCGTGACGAACACGCCGCTGTACGACCACATTCGCCGGATGCGAACCGGGACGGTCATCGCCTTCGGGATGGCCGTCGCGATCTTCGCCGTCCTCGGCCTGCAGGCCAGCGGGAGCGTCCCGACCGACCGCGTCGCCGAGATACAGACCGCACTGGCCGGATCCTACTCCGTCACGCCGCTGGCGTTCGTCCCGCTCGTGGTCACCTTCGGGCTCGCGCTGCGGGGCTATCCGGCCCTGCCGACGCTTGTCGGCGGGACCATCGCGGGCGTCCTCACGTCGATCCTCCTCCAGGGGACCGGCTTCGTCCCCGCGTGGGAGATCTTCATGGGCGGCACTGCCCCCGAAACGGGATCGGATCTGGTCGACGACTTGCTCGCGACCGGCGGGCTCACCGGTTCGGCCTGGACGATCACGGTGGTCGTCGCCGCGCTCGTGCTCGGCGGTCTGCTCGAGCGGACCGGCGTGCTCGCGGTGCTCGCCAACCGGCTCTCACAGGGCATCCGGAGCTCCGGCAGCCTGATCGCCGGCACCGGCGTCTCCGCGATCGCGATCAACGCGCTGACGGCCCAACAGTACATGAGCATCGTCCTCCCCGGGATGACGCTGCGGAACCTCTACGAGGAGTTCGGACTGGACAGCGACGAACTCTCGCGGGCAGTCGAGGCCGCCGGGACGCCGACCGGCGCGCTCCTTCCGTGGCACGCCGGCGGCGTCTTTATGGCCTCCGCAACCGGCGTCCCGACTCTCGAGTACGCGCCGTTCTACCTGTTCGGGTTCCTGTCGCCGCTCGTGTTGTTCGCGATGGCCCTGACCGGATTCGGCGTGCCGACGACCCGCCGAACCGACCGTATCCAGACCGCCGACTGACGACGGTTCGATCTTTTTCCGAAGGAACATTGGTCCCGAGCGGTCAGTCCGCGCCGTCGGACTCCGAAAGCGGTTTCTCGGCCCCGCTCGCCGCGGGTCCGGGGCTCGCGTCGGGTTCGGGGTCCGTCCACTGGTCGCCGTCTTCGCCGGAGACTCTGGTGAAGACGCTGACGCCGGCTTTGAACACCGCGAGCAGGACCGGTCCGAGGAACAGCCCCATGATGCCCAGCAGGTAGATCCCGCCGATGACGCCGACGATGACGGCGGCCGGGTGGAGACCGGAGCCGCGATCGACGAAGATCGCCCGCAGGTAGTTGTCGATCAGCGCGAGGACCGTGAGGCCGTAGGCGAGGAGAACGACGGCGGCGAGCGGATCGCCAACCGTCGCGAGATACCCCGCGGCGGGCCCCCAGACCAGCCAGACGCCGATCGCCGGCAGGAACGAGAGCAAGATCATGATCACCGTCCAGAAGGCCGCGTTCGGGACGCCAACCACGGCGAGCCCGATTCCGCCGAGGAGCCCCTGGACGACCGCGACGAGGACGTGACTGTAGATTACGGCCCAGGTGACGACGCGGACCTCCGCGAACAGTTCGTCGCGGACGGCGGGGTCGAGCGGGACGACGTCGCCGAGCCAGGCGACGAGATCGTCCCCGTCGACGAGCAGGTAGTAGAGCAGGAAGACGCAGACGGCCAGTCCGATCGCCATCTCGAGGCTGGCGTTGACCAGCCGAATCAGTTCACCCAGCGCGAGTTCGACCGCGCTCGAGAGCGAGGACTCGATCTCGGTGTGAACCGCCGTCTCGATCGCGTCGATCTGCTGGGCCTCGAGACCGAGGTCGGTTTCGGCGATCCCGCGGGCGCTCTCGACGACGCTCGTTTCGTCGAACTCGTCGAGAAAAGAGACGGCGGTGCCCCAAACGACGGCCGAGATGACCAACAGCGGGACGACGGCGGCCAGGACGGCGACCCCGGTCAACAGGATCGCCGACGGCCGCGGCCCGAGCTTCGGCTCGAGGCGCTCGTGGGCGGGACGGAGGACGAACGCGAGGAGCCCAGCGGCCAGCACGTACTGCAATAGTGGGGTGATGACCAGGGCCGAGAGCACCCCGAGAACCACGAGCAGGAGAGCGAAAAACGCGGTGCGGAGGTCCATACGAAAACATCATTCGCGACGTACGTAAATGTTGTTGACACCTATTACGGATAATTATGTGGCCATATATAGCTGACAATGCCGGTAGAACGATCGCCGAAGCGGTCGACGAGGGTCGCTGACGGCGCGTACGCGGCGACGACGCGTCAGTCAGAGACGTCGGTCTCGACCGAGTCGAATCGGTCGAACGCTTCCGCGGTGAGGTCGCCGGTGGTGTCGACGATGTCGGCCCACTCGTCGTTGTCCGGCGCCATCCCGAGCAAGCGTGCGATCTTCATGATCGAGACGTGGTAGACCCGTTGACGGCCCGGTTCCTCCTCCCAGACGATCATGTTACAGGGGAAGAGACCACCGATCCGGAGCGTCTCGTCGAGCGCTCGGTCCGCGATTTCCGGGTTGCAGGCCCCGAGGACGTAGTAGGGATCGCGGTCCGCGTCGACCTTCTCGTTGAGGAGTTCGGCGGGCGAGAACTCGACGGGGATGCCGAAGCCGACGTCCGTACAGACCTCGCGGACGTGTTCGATCGCCTCCTCGTGGTCCATCTCGAGGACGGCCTGCTTCTCGCCGAATTCGTCGGGATCGATCGTCTCGGGGTCGATCGGGAGACTCATACATGAGCCATCGACCGGCCGTCACAAAAGCGCCCTGCCGCGCGATCGCCGCCGCGGCGTTCAGATCGGCACCGGGAGCCACTCGAGGAGTTCGATCACCAGCGTCGGATCGAACAGCGGGTCGTGGAGGACGAGCCAGTCAAGGAAGACCAGCCCCGCACCGTGGGCGATCACGGACGGCAAGATCGAGTTCGACTCGTAGTCGACGGTCCCGAAGAGGACATCCGTCGGCCCCGACAGCAGAAACTCGATCGGCGGTTTGCCGGCGTGGTGGAGCATGTAGACGACGGGGCTGATGAACACCGCCTTGCGGCCGATCTCCCTGACGCCGACACAGAGGAGGCCGCGGTAGTAGGTCTCGGCGGCCAGCGCGAGGCCGAACAGTTGGATCGCGTGCGGGACGAACTCACCGAGCGCCGCCGACGTCTCCCACATTGGGTAGTAGTCGCGGATCGTCGGCAGCGTCGAGCCGACCAGATAGAAGGGGAGAACGAACAGCGAGAGCAGGACGGCGTTTCGGACCGCGACGCGATCGACGTGCCAGCCGAGGTGTCTCCCGTGGGTCAGCCCCAGCGCCAGCGGGCCGCCGACGAGCACGACGGTGTCGACGACGAACCGCCGGGAGAGTTCGGGCGGCACGAGGTGCATCCACAGGACCGTCAGCAACGCGCCGGCCAACAGCGACTTCTGGACCCACGAGAGGCGATCGAACTGATCGCGAAGCCAGCGACCGCCGCTTCGAGTCCGTTCCGTCGCCACGGGTCGTTACTCGTCCGCGGTCGGGACCGGGCCGGTGCCGATGACCGCCCGGACGTGCTTTTCGAACTCCTGGTGGCGCTGGAAGTACGTCTCGTCGATCGCCTCGATGACGCTCGACAGCTCCTGGGGGCCCTCGGGCGTTCGAATGATGCTGTCGCCCTCGAGGCGGTCGATCTCGCTCTTTTCCTTCGGCCAGGTCAGCCGGGAGGTGACGCGGGCGAGCGGTGCGCCCTCGACGGGCGTTCGGTCGCCGAGTTCGACTGCCGGCTCCTCCTCGTCCTCGTCGCTCATAGGCGGCCGTTTGCGTGCCCGTCGATTCAAGCTTTCGTTTCCGGGGGTTGACTACCTCTCTATCTTGCGAGATGTGTCTGACGTAGCGTTTTGTGGTGGGAGACCGAACCCGTCGGTCATGACAAGCCTGACGGAGGTCTACGACGGGACCGCACGGGAGGTGGTCGGTCCCCGCCGGCTGTACGCGGGGACGGCGCTCGTCCTGATCGGCGCGCTCCTGGCCGTCGTGGCCGTGATTATGGCGACGACCGACCTCTTGGGCGGATACGCGGCCGTGCTGTCGCCGGGTATCGGAACCCACTACGCGTCCATCCGCCTCGCCGGCGTGCTCGCCGGCCTCGGCGTCCCGATCGCGCTGGTCGGCGTCTTCCTCGTGTTGCCCGCCAGTCGACGCGTCCACGCCGCGGCCGCGATCAGCGTGAGCCTGTGTCTGCTCGGAGTCGTCCTCTTCTGGGGCGCGTACCCCTACGACTGGCGATTCCACGGTGACGATTACACGCTGCAGGTGTCAGTGGTCTACCTGCTCGGGCTCTTTATCGCTCTCTGGAGCCTGTTCACCGCCGTTGTCAACTTCAAGACGCGCAACGACCCCGGCGGCGCGCTCGAGATGAACGTCACCCGCCAGAACAAGACGGTCGTCGAGGTCGCCGAGTCCGAGGACTCGAGCGGACTCGGCGGCATCGGCTTCCTCGGGGGCACCCCCGACGGCGAGGTCGAAACGCAGACGAACGCGGCCGACGACGGAGACACGCTCTCGTTCGACGAGACCGCAGCCGGGTCCGGATCGACCCGACAGTCGTCGAGCGCCGGATCCGGAACCGGCGGGGCCGCTCGAGCGCGGGCGACCAGCGACGGCGGGACGGCCGCCTCGGACATCACCTCGCCGATGGACAGCGATGGCCGCGACGCGGAGATCGTCGAGTCGCCGACGCCTCAAAACCAGCCCGAGGCGCCGACGGACCGCTACTGCGGCAACTGCGAACACTTCGAGTACGTCCGCTCGTCGGATGGGATGGTCCCCTACTGCGCCCGTCACGACGCCGCGATGGAGGATATGGACGCCTGCGAGGAGTGGGAGCCGAACCGCTGACCGACCGCCGCCGTCGGGCCGCGACAATTCCTTCGTCGAAACACATGTTTTATTTCCACATACGACTATCTTCAATCAATGGCATTCAACGTAGGTAACACGGTGAGAGAAGCAGTCGATCGGTTAACGACGAGTGCAGCCGCGGTACTGATCGCCGCGCTGACGGTCATCGGCGTCGCCCAGACGGCCGCACTCCAAGATATCCTTCGCGGGTTTCTCGAATGGACGGTGGAGATGTTGCACGATCCCGAAGTCAGCGGGGAACTGAGCGCGTCGGAGATCGAAACGGCCGAGGAGCAGATCAACGCGTACATCGCCGACCTCCCGCTCGCGCTGGGCTTGAGTCCCGGCGCCGCGGCGGCGCTCTGGTTGGTCGCGTTCGTGGTCTCGCTGGCGGTCGTCGCAATCGCTATCGACGCCTTCGGGGACGAGCGAGACAGCCTCGGCGGCATCCCGACCGACGGTCTCGGACGGAAGACCCTCCACCTGTTGCTCGGCTGGATCGCGTACAGTATTCTGGTCGCGATCGGGTTCCTCCTGCTCGTGGTCCCGGGGCCGCTGGTGGCGTTTCTCCTCATGTTCTTCGTGGCCGCGATCGTGATCGACGACGAGTCGTTCGTCAGCGCGTTCGGGTCGTCGTACAGCGTCGTCCGCGGTAATCTCCTCGGCACGTTCGCGATCGGCGTGCTCGGTATCGTCGCGTTCGGCGTCTGCTGGTACGTCGGGACGACCGTCGCCGGCATTCTCACGGGCGCTTCGGGCGCAATCGCCGCCGACTTGATCACTGCCGTCGGTCAGGTGTTCGTTCTGGCCCTCCTTACCCGAACGTACGTCAACGCGACCGCCGACGATACCGCCGATTCGGTCAGTAGCGGTTCCGAGTGGGCGGCAGAAACCGAATCGGAATCCCAACGCGGGACGCGCTAGAAGCCAAACAGCTGCTGACTCATCTCGAGGCCCCACTGCGGGAACTGGAAGACGAGCACCGCGACCAGCGCCAGTTCGAGAACCGTCACGGCCACCGTCATTCCGTCCGCGTACTTGCTGCTGACCGCGACGCCGACGGGCAGGCCGAACTCCTCCTTCCAGAGCGGGTAGAACAGCGCGATGCCGCGCTTGCTGCCCGCGACGTCGAGGACGTAGTGGGTCAACACGCCGAGCCAGACGTACTCGAGGTTCCCGAAGACGTAGGGGAAGGCGACGAAGCCGAGCAGCACCGGCAGATTGTGCAGCGTCTTCCGGTGTTTGCCGAACGCGGTGTCGACGTCCGGAAACAGCGCCCCCAGCGTCACCGGGACGCCGATCGCAACGATCATCCGGAACGTCTCGAGGTTCCCCGCCGGCTCGAGGATGTACCCCAGCCCCAGACTCAGAAGTATCGCGTTGAGAACGTGTCCCTTCTTGTTCATCCACCTGCCACTGGGGAAGCGACCGCCGAATAGTTTACTCTCGAGGACTGTCTTTTGCCCGTTGCTATCGGGTTCGAACGCAGGCTCGGCAGTCGTAACTGGTTGATTTTCGACAGCAGAAGGATCGCACCGCGGTTGTCAGACGCCGCGGGTCTCGAGCGCCTCAAGGAGGTCCTCGAGCGCCCGATCGACGGTTTTCGCCCGCACGTCGGCGCGGTCGCCGTCGAAGACGTACCGCGAGACCGAGGCGAACGAGGATTCGCTGCCCCACGGACCGGCGTAGGAGACGCCGATGTAGACGGTGCCGACGGGATCCTCCTCGGTGCCGCCGGTCGGGCCGGCGACACCGGTCGTCGCGATTCCCCACGTGACGTCGGCGACGTCGCGAACCCCCTGGGCCATCTGTCGGGCGACGGGTTCCGAGACGGCGCCGTACTCGTCTAACGCCTCACGGCTAACGCCGAGGTGGCGGCGCTTGGCGTCGTAGGCGTAGGTCGTCAGCCCCGAATCGAAGTAGTCGCTGGCGCCCGGCACGGCGGTGATCGCGGCGCCGATCAGCCCCCCGGTACAGGACTCAGCGACGGCCAGCGTCTCCTCGCGGTCCCGGAACGCGTCGGCGATCTCCATCGGCAACTCGCGGTCGATGTCGTCGTTCATCGGTACGCACATAACGAGCCAACGAGTCGTCAAACCACCGGACGAATGGTGACGCGACAGCGGTTCTATGAAATAGAAAATAATTTGTATTAAGTATTAGAAGAATTGATTGAATTACATGACGGGACGGTCATCAAGACGGTCAATGCTTAAAAGTATCGCAGGGAGTACGATTTCGGTCGGCGCACTCGGGACAGCCAGCGCCGACGATCGGGAGGCTACCCAGCGGCAGTTGTACATCGTTCTAGCTGGGGGTAACGGACTTCGGTCGCATATCGAGCGAACCGAGTTCGAGGTGTTGCACGAACTCGCCGGCGGATCGGCACTCATCGTCGAGGGACCGAGCGATAAGTCCGATGCGCTCCGGACGAGCGCCGTCGTAGACGATATCATTGCGAACGAAACACACGTTGTCGATATCGAACGGTCGGCAACCGAAGGGTCGGCCAGTACTGAACCCCAGCGGGAGAAACAGTGGGACAAACAACTGGTGCGCGCGAGGGCTGCTCACGAGCGGGCGACGGGTGCGGAGACGACGATCGCGATCATCGATACCGGCGTCAGTCACTCCCACCCTGCTCTCGCGTCACGAATCGACGCTGAACGCAGCCGACTCTTCAGGTACGGGCGTGTTCACGCCGGAACTGACGACACGCTCGTCGCCGAGGCGCCGGCAAACTACTACCCGTCAATCCGGGAAACCACCCAGCACGTCTCCGATGATGTCCACGGCCACGGAACGCATGTCGCCGGGATCGCGGCCACCGGACGAAATGAGGCTGGCATCGTTGGCATGGCACCGGACGCGGAAATCGTCTCCCTACGCTCGTTCTTCTTCGAGCGGATTGCGGACATCAACCCGACGTTCCCGGACGAGACCATCGGTGTTCTGATGGGATCGATTACGGATATTCTCCTCGCGATCGATTACGCAGCCGAGAACGGCGTCGACGTAATAAATCTCAGCCTTGGACAGACGCTTCCGCCGGACAGTCGAGCATACGCGGCGTATCGGCGCGTGATCCAGCACGCGGTCAAACAGGGTGTTGTCGTCGTCGTCGCCGCGGAGAACTACGGGTGGAATTTGGACGACGAATCCGAGTATGTGCTGCCGGCCGACATCCCAGGAGCGTCTACCGTTGCTGCCACCGGCCCGACCGACAAGCGGAGCCACTACTCGAACTACGGCGACGGAGCGATCGATGTCGCTGCACCAGGCGGGCGATACGAAACGACGTCGAAAAGCGAAATTACGGATCACAACGAAGTGGCGTATCCGGATCCGACGAACGGAATTCTATCGACGGTGCCGGAGTCCATCTACGGGGAGCTGTACGACTACAATTACGGCACTTCGATGGCGGCACCGCAGGTCGCAGGACTCGCCGCGCTCCTTCGGGAACTCGAGCCAGACCGTCACCCGCGACGGA comes from Haloterrigena salifodinae and encodes:
- the arcD gene encoding arginine/ornithine antiporter ArcD, with the translated sequence MALDFTPTTVEDLEPERRPSVALAFVPVLAVVLFLGVGSAVLGLDPHVPLLWSIVFTGAFGYYLGYSWEDLYEGVANSLLMGLQALLIIFTIYALIATWVDAGTIPAMMYYGLELLSPSVFLPVAAVLAAIVAFSIGSSWTTVGTLGVAFVGIGEGLGVPATMTVGAVLSGAYAGDKQSPLSDTTNLAAGVTNTPLYDHIRRMRTGTVIAFGMAVAIFAVLGLQASGSVPTDRVAEIQTALAGSYSVTPLAFVPLVVTFGLALRGYPALPTLVGGTIAGVLTSILLQGTGFVPAWEIFMGGTAPETGSDLVDDLLATGGLTGSAWTITVVVAALVLGGLLERTGVLAVLANRLSQGIRSSGSLIAGTGVSAIAINALTAQQYMSIVLPGMTLRNLYEEFGLDSDELSRAVEAAGTPTGALLPWHAGGVFMASATGVPTLEYAPFYLFGFLSPLVLFAMALTGFGVPTTRRTDRIQTAD
- a CDS encoding AI-2E family transporter, which gives rise to MDLRTAFFALLLVVLGVLSALVITPLLQYVLAAGLLAFVLRPAHERLEPKLGPRPSAILLTGVAVLAAVVPLLVISAVVWGTAVSFLDEFDETSVVESARGIAETDLGLEAQQIDAIETAVHTEIESSLSSAVELALGELIRLVNASLEMAIGLAVCVFLLYYLLVDGDDLVAWLGDVVPLDPAVRDELFAEVRVVTWAVIYSHVLVAVVQGLLGGIGLAVVGVPNAAFWTVIMILLSFLPAIGVWLVWGPAAGYLATVGDPLAAVVLLAYGLTVLALIDNYLRAIFVDRGSGLHPAAVIVGVIGGIYLLGIMGLFLGPVLLAVFKAGVSVFTRVSGEDGDQWTDPEPDASPGPAASGAEKPLSESDGAD
- a CDS encoding DUF302 domain-containing protein encodes the protein MSLPIDPETIDPDEFGEKQAVLEMDHEEAIEHVREVCTDVGFGIPVEFSPAELLNEKVDADRDPYYVLGACNPEIADRALDETLRIGGLFPCNMIVWEEEPGRQRVYHVSIMKIARLLGMAPDNDEWADIVDTTGDLTAEAFDRFDSVETDVSD
- a CDS encoding CPBP family glutamic-type intramembrane protease; the protein is MATERTRSGGRWLRDQFDRLSWVQKSLLAGALLTVLWMHLVPPELSRRFVVDTVVLVGGPLALGLTHGRHLGWHVDRVAVRNAVLLSLFVLPFYLVGSTLPTIRDYYPMWETSAALGEFVPHAIQLFGLALAAETYYRGLLCVGVREIGRKAVFISPVVYMLHHAGKPPIEFLLSGPTDVLFGTVDYESNSILPSVIAHGAGLVFLDWLVLHDPLFDPTLVIELLEWLPVPI
- a CDS encoding DUF5789 family protein, translated to MSDEDEEEPAVELGDRTPVEGAPLARVTSRLTWPKEKSEIDRLEGDSIIRTPEGPQELSSVIEAIDETYFQRHQEFEKHVRAVIGTGPVPTADE
- a CDS encoding DUF7139 domain-containing protein; translated protein: MTSLTEVYDGTAREVVGPRRLYAGTALVLIGALLAVVAVIMATTDLLGGYAAVLSPGIGTHYASIRLAGVLAGLGVPIALVGVFLVLPASRRVHAAAAISVSLCLLGVVLFWGAYPYDWRFHGDDYTLQVSVVYLLGLFIALWSLFTAVVNFKTRNDPGGALEMNVTRQNKTVVEVAESEDSSGLGGIGFLGGTPDGEVETQTNAADDGDTLSFDETAAGSGSTRQSSSAGSGTGGAARARATSDGGTAASDITSPMDSDGRDAEIVESPTPQNQPEAPTDRYCGNCEHFEYVRSSDGMVPYCARHDAAMEDMDACEEWEPNR
- a CDS encoding metal-dependent hydrolase translates to MNKKGHVLNAILLSLGLGYILEPAGNLETFRMIVAIGVPVTLGALFPDVDTAFGKHRKTLHNLPVLLGFVAFPYVFGNLEYVWLGVLTHYVLDVAGSKRGIALFYPLWKEEFGLPVGVAVSSKYADGMTVAVTVLELALVAVLVFQFPQWGLEMSQQLFGF
- a CDS encoding CinA family protein — its product is MNDDIDRELPMEIADAFRDREETLAVAESCTGGLIGAAITAVPGASDYFDSGLTTYAYDAKRRHLGVSREALDEYGAVSEPVARQMAQGVRDVADVTWGIATTGVAGPTGGTEEDPVGTVYIGVSYAGPWGSESSFASVSRYVFDGDRADVRAKTVDRALEDLLEALETRGV
- a CDS encoding S8 family peptidase; this translates as MLKSIAGSTISVGALGTASADDREATQRQLYIVLAGGNGLRSHIERTEFEVLHELAGGSALIVEGPSDKSDALRTSAVVDDIIANETHVVDIERSATEGSASTEPQREKQWDKQLVRARAAHERATGAETTIAIIDTGVSHSHPALASRIDAERSRLFRYGRVHAGTDDTLVAEAPANYYPSIRETTQHVSDDVHGHGTHVAGIAATGRNEAGIVGMAPDAEIVSLRSFFFERIADINPTFPDETIGVLMGSITDILLAIDYAAENGVDVINLSLGQTLPPDSRAYAAYRRVIQHAVKQGVVVVVAAENYGWNLDDESEYVLPADIPGASTVAATGPTDKRSHYSNYGDGAIDVAAPGGRYETTSKSEITDHNEVAYPDPTNGILSTVPESIYGELYDYNYGTSMAAPQVAGLAALLRELEPDRHPRRIQQAIAQGAVDLSGEYTEGLGAGRIDAPNALDRITNGR